TGGCCGGCAACGCGATATGAAGTTGTTCCGCGGACTATAACCTCAAGCGGTGGTGGTCCGCCAGTTTTCCGTGCGACGGGCGCGCGCGGAAGACGCCGACGCCATCTGCGCGATCTATAACGAGGGCATCGAGGATCGTGCGACGCTCGAGACCGAGCGCCGCACGGTCGATGAGCGTCGCAGTTGGCTCGCAGCCCGCGACGCGCGCCATCCGGTCGTCGTTGTCGAGTCTGACGGTGTGGTCATCGGGTGGGCGAGCCTCAATCTCTTCAACGCGCGCGATGCGTACCGACACGTCGCGGACATCTCGGTATACGTCGCGCGCGCGTCGCGCGGGAAGGGCGCCGGCACCGCGCTCCTCAAGCAGCTCGTCGAGCTCGGCCGCGAGATCGGCTTCCACAAGCTGGTGCTGGCGGGATTCCCCTGGAACTCCGCGAGCGTCGCGCTCTACCGGCGGCTCGGTTTCCGGGAGGTCGGGATTTACCGGGAGCAGGGCCTCCTGGATGGCCGCTGGGTGGACGTCGTGCTCATGGAGAGGCTCCTCTAGCCGCACAGCGCTTTGGAATGGGCCTCAAATAGCCCGTTCGGGGGCCTTACGGCCCGCGGATGGCACCCCTAGCGTGCCTCCGATGAGCCGGGGTGAACGGGTTCCCGCGCCCTTTCGTTAGGTGAAGCAAGGCGACGCCGACGTGGCAGTAGGCCGGGCGCGCCCTGTCGACCTGACAGGAGGTGAGGCCGGAACCGATGGAGCGCTCGTTCGCGCAGCGAAGTCCGGGGACGCCTCTGCGTTCGGTGAGCTCTACGAGCGCTACCGCGACGCGATCTACCGCTACTGCCTCTCTCGGACGGGTACGGCGCACGACGCCGAGGACCTCACGTCGGACGTGTTCGTGAAGGCGCTGCACTCGATCGACCGGTACCAGGAGCGCGGGCTTCCGTTCGTCGCGTTCCTTTACCGCATCGCGCGCAACGCCGCGATCGACCGCGCACGCACCATGAAGCAGCCACTGTCTGTAGACGAGCTCGTGACCGAGCCCGCGTCGCGGCAGAACGTCGAAGCCGACGCGACGCTCGCCGTCGACCGCAGCATCCTCCTCGCGGCGCTCACAAAGCTGAAGCCCGAGCATCGCGACGTCATCGTCATGCGCTTCATCGAGGGTTACAGCGCGCTCGAAGTAGCCGCGGCGCTGGGCAAGACCGAAGGGGCGGTGCGCACGCTGCAGCACCGCGCGCTCGAGCGACTGCGCAAGGAATTCGACGACGCGCAGCGCGATATGGCGCGCAAGGGCCAACGCTCATGAACGACGACAAACTCGTTGGCCTGCTGTCCGCGCTGCGGACCGAGCGGATGGAGCGCACCGCCGACCAGAAGCTGCGCGCGCGGCTCGAGAACGCGTGGACCGTCCGCGAGAACCAAAGCGGGCTCGCGTGGCGTGCGCGCCGGCCGGTGTTGGTCATCGCCACGGCCGCGCTCGTGCTCGGCAGCATCGCCACGACGCTCTCGGCTCCTGGCGACAGCGCGCTCTACACGCTGCGTGTGACGATCGAGGACCTCGCGATCCAGCTGCACAGGGATCCGGAAGACCGCGCCGAATACCTCGTGTCGCTGCTCGAGCAGCGGACCGCCGAAGCGGCACGGCTCGAGGCGACGGGCAATGCGCTCGCGGCGAGTCACGCGCGAGACATCGAACGCGACACGCTCCGCATGGTCCAGCAGAACCTCCCGGTCGCGCCCGAGGTCGTTGAGCCGGCGCCGACGGAGTCTCCGTCGCCGAGTCCGACGCCATCGCCTACGCCGTCACCGACTCCATCACCCGCCCCGACCGCCACGCAGCGTCCAGCAACACCGCGGCCGACCACGGCGCTGACGAGCGCGCCACCGACCGCGACGGCGACTCCGCGACCGACGACGGCCGCGACGCCGCAGGCGGTCAGCTTCGCCGGCGCGGTGAAGAACCCTGACGGCACGTACGCGACCAACGTGTGCATACAGTTGAGCCCGAATATGTCGTGCTTGACGGTGACCTCGTCCGCTACTTTCCGGGTCACTTTCTCCGCAAAGATCGGACAATCAGTGACCCTGAACTTCACTCGGTCGGACGGGATCAAGACCTACAAGGCGACGATCACCAAGACGGTGACGAGCACATACATGGATGTCGGGATCGTCCTGCTCAGGGTGCAGTGACCGCGCGTTAGGGGCTCAGTACCGCACTGGTACTTCCGGGTCTGTAAGGTCAGCGCCCACCCCTCGTTCTCAGGACCATGAAGGTTTTCAGCACGCTCATCATGGCGACCCTTGCCCTGGCGTTGGTCCTGGTCGCGAGCGCATCCGCGGCGACCGTCGGTGGTGGGGCGGCTGTCGTCAGCCCGAATGGACCCGACGAGTTCGGTCGAGCGTGGGCCGCATGCCTCGAGACCAGGGACGCAAACAGCGACGAGTGCTACCGCGCGCAAGAGCTGAGCGGGCTTGCACCCGACGAGTTCTTCGACAAGCTGACGCGCAAGCTGGAGCTGCTCGCCGAGCAGCCCAAACCCGAGAAGAAGCCGGACGCGTGGGCGCTCATGAAGGAATGCGCCGGCACACGCGATCTCGAGAGCGACGCGTGCCGCCGTTTCATCGACGCGACCGGCCTCAGCGGCGACGAGGTCGCTCGCCTCGCCGATGGCCTGGCCTCGCCACGTAGCGAGCATACGGCGACCGCCGACAAGAAGAACAGCACGACCGCGATGACCGACACGATGCAGGCCTGCGTCGATCTCCGTTCCGAGATGAAGGGTCGGCAATCGGTGGAGGAGCTGAGCGCACTCGCCGAGAAGATCAACTCCGTCTGCCCGAAAGCGATCAAAGAGTCACGGTTAACGCCCGGCCAGTTCTGGGCGAAGTTCGCCGCCTACCGATAGTTCCTCTCCCCCTCCCCGCGACGTGAACAGCGCGTCCCCGTCCAGGACGCGCTGTTCCATGTTCAGGTCCGACGTCCGGAGTAGCACCGTCGGGGGAGACATGACCGAGAGCACGAACCGTTCTGAGTGGCAAGGACCACACACCGGGTCCATGGAAAGGAACGAAAGTGCTCTGGTACATCTTCAGCGCGCTATCCCTGGCCCGGCACGCGGTAGTCCTCACGCTCATCGCAGGCGCCGCCGCGACAACGATGGTGGCCGGTTCCGTAGATCAGATCGGAACGCAGGTCCAGCAACAGACGGCGCCGACCACCGCATCTTTCGCGCCCACGAGCAAGCCGGAGCCGACGGCCAAGCCGGAGCCGACGGCCAAGCCCGATGAGGCTCCCGTCATCACCTCGCAGTCAACGACGCCCGAGGTGAGCGCGAGACCGCAGACAACAACGCGGAACATCGACACGCTCGTCAAGGATTGCCTCACCAAGTACGCCGCCGTGAAGACGAGCCCGACCGCGGGGACGGCCGCCTCCGAGGCATGCCGCGGTGCGATCGAAGCCTCAGGCCTGACGTCGGCCGAGTTCTGGGGTCGGTTCGGTCCGAAGGTGGAGCCAACGACGCAGCCCCAGAAGCCAACGACAGATCTCGACGCGCTCGTCAAGGAGTGCCTCGGCAAATACGCCGCCCTCAAGACGAATCCGACTGCGGGGACCGCGGCGTCTGACGCGTGCCGTCGCGCCATCGAGGCGTCGGGCCTCACGTCGACCGAGTTCTGGATGCGGTTCGCTCCGAAGGTTGAGCCGAGCACCGCTCCCGTGGGACCCTCGACGTCTGCTTCGGCGAAGCCATCCAACCCTACGACGAACATCGAGTCGCTCGTGAAGGACTGCTTCGCGAAGTACATCGCCGCGAAGGACAGCTCCACGGGCGGGACGGCCGCGTCGGAGGCATGCCGTCGCGCGATCGAGGCGTCCGGTCTGAGCGCGACCGAGTTCTGGGCCAGGTTCGGGACGCCGCAGGCTCCGAAGTCGACGCCCAAGGCCACCGCCACACCGACCACGAAGGAGCTGACCCAGCTGACCCGGTATTGCCTGACGATGCACGCCGCGCTGACCACGACATCGAGCTCTGAGCAGGTCGAGCGGACGACCACGGTCTGCAACCAGGCGATCGCGGAGTCAAGGCTCACGCCTACGGAGTTCTGGTCGAAGTTCTCCGCCAACCGGTAGGTCCTCCGCCCTCCCCGCGACGTGAACAGCGCGTCCCTCCAGGACGCGCTGTTCCATGTCTAGCATTGGGTCCGTGAAGCGCCGCATCGGCATCCTCACCGGAGGCGGTGACGTGCCTGGGCTCAATCCGGTGATCAAGAGCGTCGTGTACCGCTCGACGGAGCTCGGGTACGACGTGCTCGGCATACGCCGCGGCTGGCAGGGCCTCACACACATGCGGCCAGGCGAGGAACTGGACCCCGAGTACGTGCGGCCCCTCGATCGTGCGAACACTCGCGCCATCGACCGCACCGGCGGCACCATCCTCCACACCTCGCGAACGAATCCGCGCAGGATGAGCGAAGCACGCCTCCCACCGTTCCTCGAGAAGTCGGAGCGCGGGGGTTTGGCCGTTGCGGAGGGCCTCTATGACCTCACGCCGCTCGTGCTGCGCAACATCGCGGCGCTCGGTCTCGACTATCTCGTGACGATCGGCGGTGACGACACGCTCTCGTATTCGGAGGTGCTCGTCAGCCAGGGTATTCCGCTCATCGCCGTGCCCAAGACGATGGACAACGACGTCCAGGGCACCGAGTACTGCATCGGATTCTCGACCGCGATCACACGCGCGAAGGAGCTCATCGACCGGCAGCGCACGACACTTGGCTCGCACGAGCGCATCGGCGTGTTCCGCATCTTCGGACGCGACGCCGGCTTCAGCGCGCTGCATGCCGCATACGTGACGTCGGGGCGGTGCCTGATCCCCGAGTCGCCCTTCGATCTCGATCGGCTCGTCACGATCCTCGCCGAGGACAAGCGCCACAACCCGTCGCGGTACGCCTTCGTGATCGCGGCCGAGGGCGCGGTGTGGGTCGGCGGAACGATCCCTGAGTACGGACCGGCGGACGCCTTCGGGCACCGACACAAGACGAACATCGCCGAAACGCTCGCGGACGAGATCCGCAAACGCTCCGGCGAGGAGACCATCGCGAGCGAGCTCACGTACGACCTACGCAGCGGCGACCCCGACGCGCTCGATCAGACCGTCGCGATCACGTTCGCGAATATCGCCATCGACCTCATCCGCGACGGCGTCACCGGTCGGATGGTGGCGATCCAGGGCGGCAACTTCGTGCACACGACCCTTCCGGATCCGAAGCTCGGGCCACGCCGCGTCGATGTCGCTCACCAGTACAACGCCGAGCGCTTCCGACCACAGTACGCCGAGCGCCTCGGAGCATCGATCTTTCTCTCCGCGCCCGGGGATTGATGCGCGCGGCGTTCGTCGCCCTCGCGGCGGTACTCGCGCTGCAGGGCTGCGCGCCACCGGTCTCGACCTCGACGCCGTTGCCCGCCCCCACCGTCGCCAGCGCGGAACCCACGCCCAGCGAGAGACCCGTAACGGTGCCGCCATCGCCGGTGCCGACCGCCACGCCGTTCGCTCGATGCCCCGCGCCGCAGGCATCCGTGGCAGAGGTCTCGCTGGTGCCGCTCTGCGTTCCGGGCGCGAACGTACGCGTGGAGAACGGGGTCGAGTACTCGGATCTGCATGTCCTCTACGACCAGGTCGTCGAAGACCTCGCGGCGGTCCAGCGCGAATTCGCGTGGACGCTGCGCAGGCCACCCGCGATCGACGTCTTCGCGACGACCGCGAGCTACACCACAGGTCTCGTCCGCGAGCTCGGCTACTCCGGCGCGACCGCGGACTTGGTGGCGGAGAACTCCGTCGCGTTCTTCGAGCCCGACCTGCGCCTCATCCTCGTCAACTGGGAAGTGGTGCGCGACCGCCGACCGATCGCCGCGATACGCCACGAGCTCACGCACGTCGTGACGCTCGAGGCATGCGCGCCGCGCTGCGACCTCGTGCCCGCCTGGCTGAACGAGGGCCAGGCGCGGCTCGCGGAGGCCACGCTCGCGGGCAGCGAGTGGCGTCTGGTGCGCGTCCGGTACGAGGCTGCATCGATGGTCGCCACGAAGACGCTCATGCCGCTGTCGACACTCGTGTCGCAGGGGCAGTGGAACGCGATCACGAGCTGGGGCGGCTACTACAAGTACCAGGAGGCCGCTCGGGCGACGGAGCTGCTTCGCCAGGACATCGGGGGCCCACAGCCAATGGCACTGCTGTACGACCGGATGCGGCGCGGCGAGGATGTCGCGCGTGCCTACGCGACGCTCACCGGGCGCTCCTTCGACTCATTCGTCGGCGGGCTCGCGGCTCGGATCGCTGAAGGCGCGCCCGCGGGTCCGGCGATCGTGACGACCGCGGGGCCGCAGGCCGGCCACGGTGTCGGCTACCTGCTCTACGGCTTCGGCTCCGAGGAGAAGATCACGCTCCGCACCGTCGGCCGCCGCAGCGAGGAGACCGAGGAGATCACAGTGTCGCCGCAGGGCGCGCACTTTTCGGAGCTCGCCGATCGCTATCCGCCGGGAACGTATGTGATCGCCGCAATGTCGGGCGACACCGTCGTCGCGTCGACGAGATTCGAGAAGCGCGGTGGCCGACCTCTCTCGGTCGACTAGGTCCTAGGGGATCCGGCGTATCGACCGGCGCGGCCTGCGCGCGGCCATGATCACGATGCCGATGAGCACGCCGAGTCCGATCAGCCCGGCGGTCACGAGGAAGTCCGAATTGCCATTTCCTGCCGCCGGCGCACCTGACCCGCTCGCGGCGGAGGGGCTCGCGGCGGCCACCACTGATCGCGTCGGCCCGGCCGTCGTACTGACCGTCGGCGCCGCGGTGGTGGGCGCGGCGGTCGTCGGCGCGGCGCTGCGTGATGCGGTCGGGCTCGCGGCGATCGTCGGCACTGCCGTAGTTGCTGCGGTCGGGCTCGCGGAAGCCGCGGTCGGCGCGGGCGACGGTGAAGTGGCGCTCGTGCCGACAGATGCGCAGGCGCGTGAATCGCTCACGCCCGGCGCCGACGCGCACACCGATCGCGCCGGCGTGACCCACGAGCTACCGTCGGCCGCGGTGCGCGAGAGCGACACAAGGATGAACGGGTAGCGCGCGCTGCTCGGCGCGCCGCACGTGCCCGACTCGAATAGCAGGTCGAGCGTGGTCGTGTCCCCGTCGAGCGTCGCGCTCGGCCCGGTGCGGAGGCAGCGGCCGCCCGCGTCGTTGCCCCGCGTGTAGAGGGCGAGGATGTCCTTGTCGAAGCTCATGAACATATTCGACGACGCCGGGAACACATTCGCCTCGCCGAGGCTCGTCCGGAAGCTGTCGTACGCCGCCTGTGTCTGGAACACGCGCATCGCAGGCCGCTCGCCGAGCTCGGGCAGGTGGCCACGCAGCTGCAGCTTCGAAGCAACAGCTGTTGCCGCAGCGGCGGGCGCGGTGAGGAGCGAGAGTCCGAGCACGAGCAAGCCGAGGATCGCGATGAGCCTGCGCACTGCGCCAGACTCTAGGGCTCGCC
Above is a genomic segment from Candidatus Limnocylindria bacterium containing:
- a CDS encoding arsinothricin resistance N-acetyltransferase ArsN1 family A, with protein sequence MVVRQFSVRRARAEDADAICAIYNEGIEDRATLETERRTVDERRSWLAARDARHPVVVVESDGVVIGWASLNLFNARDAYRHVADISVYVARASRGKGAGTALLKQLVELGREIGFHKLVLAGFPWNSASVALYRRLGFREVGIYREQGLLDGRWVDVVLMERLL
- a CDS encoding RNA polymerase sigma factor, which gives rise to MAVGRARPVDLTGGEAGTDGALVRAAKSGDASAFGELYERYRDAIYRYCLSRTGTAHDAEDLTSDVFVKALHSIDRYQERGLPFVAFLYRIARNAAIDRARTMKQPLSVDELVTEPASRQNVEADATLAVDRSILLAALTKLKPEHRDVIVMRFIEGYSALEVAAALGKTEGAVRTLQHRALERLRKEFDDAQRDMARKGQRS
- a CDS encoding DUF5667 domain-containing protein; its protein translation is MNDDKLVGLLSALRTERMERTADQKLRARLENAWTVRENQSGLAWRARRPVLVIATAALVLGSIATTLSAPGDSALYTLRVTIEDLAIQLHRDPEDRAEYLVSLLEQRTAEAARLEATGNALAASHARDIERDTLRMVQQNLPVAPEVVEPAPTESPSPSPTPSPTPSPTPSPAPTATQRPATPRPTTALTSAPPTATATPRPTTAATPQAVSFAGAVKNPDGTYATNVCIQLSPNMSCLTVTSSATFRVTFSAKIGQSVTLNFTRSDGIKTYKATITKTVTSTYMDVGIVLLRVQ
- a CDS encoding 6-phosphofructokinase, with amino-acid sequence MSSIGSVKRRIGILTGGGDVPGLNPVIKSVVYRSTELGYDVLGIRRGWQGLTHMRPGEELDPEYVRPLDRANTRAIDRTGGTILHTSRTNPRRMSEARLPPFLEKSERGGLAVAEGLYDLTPLVLRNIAALGLDYLVTIGGDDTLSYSEVLVSQGIPLIAVPKTMDNDVQGTEYCIGFSTAITRAKELIDRQRTTLGSHERIGVFRIFGRDAGFSALHAAYVTSGRCLIPESPFDLDRLVTILAEDKRHNPSRYAFVIAAEGAVWVGGTIPEYGPADAFGHRHKTNIAETLADEIRKRSGEETIASELTYDLRSGDPDALDQTVAITFANIAIDLIRDGVTGRMVAIQGGNFVHTTLPDPKLGPRRVDVAHQYNAERFRPQYAERLGASIFLSAPGD